In the Gasterosteus aculeatus chromosome X, fGasAcu3.hap1.1, whole genome shotgun sequence genome, one interval contains:
- the LOC120809784 gene encoding C2 domain-containing protein 5 isoform X3 has product MPGKLKAKIVAGRHLPVMDRASDLTDAFVEVKFGNTTFKTDVCHKSLNPQWNSEWFKFEVDDEDLQDEPLQVTVLDHDTYSANDAIGKVYIDIDPLLCSEAASVISGWFPIYDTIHGIRGEINVLVKVELFNDLNRFRQSSCGVKFFCTASIPRCYRAVLVHGFVEELVVNEDPEYQWIDRIRTPRASNEARQRLISLMSGELQRKIGLKVLEMGGNAVVGYLQCFDLEGESGLVVRAIGTACTLDKLSSGSAPNTNTHMHPSTAPASNACNSPSKDGKEPVFGEDMTSTSGPPTPFRALPTTSSSLPPFSPSKPCSRQSSSSDTDLSLTPKTVEPVRRRLGIFLCPSSPTLSTDTLSLLGSGLVGCGNTSDPRATTLPPPSTVHSDSVLLRKSVSFTEDLLLAASGMGSGGSVGKEAGPLKTLLRQQTQTALEQRGATSSGLLLNAREFPFFTLTSFPLGFLVHVGGVVSARSVKLLDRIHNPDEPETRDAWWEEIRQEIKSHAKALGCHAVVGYSESTSICEEVCILSASGTAAILNPRYMREGCLDIGITDHRFEEPSPPSCGFCHIPYDELNMPFPAQLTYCYLCRRQKVPDVLFTTINLPAEAAVTGKGCLIQARLCRLKKKAQGEVNATAISNLLPFMEYELHTQLMNKLKLRSMNALFGLHIQISVGENMLLGLASATGVYLTALPPPGGIQIAGKTPGDLSAEHHILTIQKRINDTIAKNKELYEINPPKLFALDPEVFCGINMELTEEVLGSPVPDSRQRSRLFRSHSESSDEVSELDLSHGKKDAFVLEIDDTDAVEDIHSLLTDAPTPTGFYSCNTEIMPGIYNWTSGVQMFTSVRVFRLSNANLTNQGLNKIFTDLCENLLKSFYFKLRSMIPCCLCQLNFTVAVPEEELIQVTVTAVAMTFDKDQNQEKTADKPPAKGGNETEEQLQFPLELCADPSSANCQPASKVSVSLVTPAAKLCQNQLVMVRSPGVPECSNFSSRDRCSTWLELLRLKAHTIRRGSVKTSRRTRSLAHSVSSLERSSPLPEGRSRSLRSNRLFGGISVTVVKMTPLSFLPGTRIIKYLGIINMFFIRETTSLREEGGVSGFLHTFIAEVFSMVRAHVAALGGNAVVSYSMKECMLMENPNKNQAQCLINVSGDAVICVRETDQEPTPSTASIGQTCTSATDEAT; this is encoded by the exons ATGCCTGGGAAACTGAAGGCCAAAATAGTGGCTGGTCGCCACTTGCCGGTGATGGACCGAGCCAGTGACCTCACGGATGCATTTGTGGAG GTCAAGTTTGGAAACACGACTTTCAAAACAGACGTGTGTCACAAGTCCCTCAACCCACAATGGAATTCAGAATGGTTCAAATTTGAG GTGGATGATGAGGACTTGCAGGACGAGCCATTGCAGGTCACAGTTTTGGACCATGACACGTACAGCGCTAACGACGCCATAGGGAAGGTTTATATTGACATTGACCCGCTGCTGTGCAGTGAGGCGGCCTCTGTCATCTCCGGCTGGTTTCCCATCTATGACACGATCCATG GGATCCGAGGGGAGATCAATGTCCTTGTCAAAGTGGAGCTTTTCAACGATTTGAACCGCTTCAGACAGTCGTCGTGCGGGGTCAAGTTCTTCTGCA CCGCATCCATTCCACGGTGCTACAGAGCAGTATTGGTGCACGGGTTTGTGGAGGAACTTGTTGTGAATGAAGATCCAGAGTACCAGTGGATCGACCGCATAAGAACTCCTCGGGCCTCCAATGAGGCCCGGCAGAGGCTCATCTCTCTTATGTCAG gggagctgcagagaaaaatCGGGCTAAAGGTACTGGAGATGGGCGGGAACGCAGTGGTGGGCTACTTGCAGTGTTTCGACCTGGAGGGAGAATCGGGTCTGGTGGTCAGGGCCATAGGCACGGCCTGCACGCTGGACAAACTCAGCTCTGGGAGTGCCcccaacaccaacacacacatgcacccgaGCACAGCCCCTGCTTCCAATGCCTGCAATTCCCCTTCCAAGGATGGAAAGGA GCCGGTTTTTGGTGAGGACATGACCTCGACCTCCGGCCCGCCAACCCCTTTCAGAGCCCttcccaccacctcctcctctcttccccccttctctccctccaagCCTTGCAGCCGCCAGTCCTCATCATCAGACACAGACCTCAGTTTGACGCCCAAGACGG TGGAGCCAGTGAGACGCAGGCTGGGGATCTTCCTCTGCCCCAGTTCCCCCACCCTctccacagacacactgtcCCTTCTTGGTTCTGGCTTAGTGGGCTGTGGTAACACCTCTGATCCCAGAGCCACCaccctgccccctccctccaccgtCCACTCAGACAGTGTCTTGCTGAGAAAGAGCGTGTCCTTCACGGAGGACCTGCTGCTGGCAGCCTCCG GAATGGGGAGTGGGGGCAGCGTCGGGAAGGAGGCGGGGCCTCTGAAGACCCTGCTCAGGCAGCAGACGCAGACGGCTCTCGAGCAGAGG GGAGCGACCTCCTCTGGGTTATTGTTAAACGCCAGG GAGTTTCCCTTCTTCACCTTGACGTCTTTCCCACTTGGTTTTCTGGTTCATGTCGGCGGGGTGGTCAGTGCTCGCTCGGTCAAACTATTGGACCGTATACACAACCCCG ATGAGCCAGAGACTCGCGATGCCTGGTGGGAGGAGATCCGCCAGGAGATCAAATCTCACGCCAAAGCTCTTGGTTGCCATGCTGTTGTTGGGTACAGCGAGAGCACTAGCATCTG TGAGGAGGTGTGTATCCTGTCAGCATCTGGCACAGCAGCCATCCTCAACCCTCGGTACATGCGTGAAGGCTGCCTAGACATCGGAATTACCGACCACAG GTTTGAGGAGCCGTCTCCCCCGAGCTGTGGCTTCTGCCACATTCCGTATGATGAGCTCAACATGCCCTTTCCTGCCCAGCTCACCTACTGTTACCTCTGCAGGCGACAAAAG GTTCCCGATGTGCTCTTCACAACCATCAACCTACCAGCAGAAGCGGCTGTTACGGGGAAGGGCTGCCTCATCCAGGCCAG ACTGTGCCGTCTAAAGAAGAAGGCTCAGGGAGAAGTGAACGCGACAGCCATCTCCAACCTGCTGCCATTCATGGAGTACGAGCTGCACACTCAGCTGATGAACAAGCTGAAGCTGCGGAGCATGAACGCTTTGTTCGGGTTGCACATACAGATCAGCGTCGGAGAGAACATGCTTCTGGGTCTGGCT tctgcTACAGGCGTGTACCTGACAGCCCTGCCGCCACCGGGGGGCATCCAGATTGCAGGGAAGACTCCTGGTGACCTGAGCGCTGAGCACCACATCCTCACCATCCAGAAAAGGATCAATGACACCATAGCCAAGAACAAAGAGCTGTATGAAATAAACCCACCG AAATTATTTGCGCTGGACCCTGAGGTATTCTGCGGCATAAACATG gagctgacggaggaagTGCTCGGTTCTCCGGTTCCCGACTCGAGGCAGCGATCCAGACTTTTCCGCTCCCACTCGGAAAGCTCAGACGAAGTGTCAGAGTTGGACCTCTCGCACGGCAAGAAGGACGCCTTCGTCCTCGAG ATTGATGACACTGATGCTGTGGAGGACATCCACTCCCTCCTCACTGATGCCCCTACGCCCACAG GTTTCTACAGCTGCAACACCGAGATCATGCCTGGGATTTACAACTGGACTTCAGGAGTTCAG ATGTTTACATCTGTGAGGGTCTTTAGGTTGAGTAACGCCAATCTTACTAACCAAGGCTTGAACAAGATCTTCACTGACCTATGTGAGAATCTGCTGAAG AGTTTTTACTTCAAGTTACGCTCTATGATCCCCTGCTGTCTGTGTCAGCTCAACTTCACCGTAGCCGTGCCAGAGGAGGAACTCATACAG GTCACGGTGACAGCCGTTGCCATGACGTTTGACAAAGACCAGAATCAGGAGAAGACTGCAGACAAGCCACCCGCCAAAG GAGGCAACGAGACTGAAGAGCAACTGCAGTTTCCCTTGGAGTTATGTGCAGACCCATCGTCCGCCAACTGTCAGCCAGCATCCAAAGTCTCAG TCTCTTTAGTCACCCCAGCTGCAAAACTCTGCCAAAATCAGCTGGTGATGGTTCGTTCACCAG gtgtCCCAGAGTGTTCCAACTTCTCATCCAGAG ACAGATGCAGCACCTGGCTAGAGCTGCTTAGGCTGAAAGCTCACACCATAAGACGTGGATCAGTTAAGACAAGTAGGAGGACACGGTCTCTAGCACACTCTG tctcctctttgGAGCGCTCCAGTCCGCTGCCAGAGGGCCGCTCGCGCTCGCTGCGGTCCAACCGCTTGTTTGGGGGGATTTCCGTCACCGTGGTGAAGATGACGCCGCTCTCGTTCCTACCCGGGACACGCATCATTAAATACCTCGGGATCATCAACATGTTTTTCATCAGAGAGACGACATCTTTACGAGAG gaagGGGGTGTCAGTGGCTTCCTCCATACGTTCATAGCAGAGGTGTTTTCGATGGTTCGAGCCCATGTAGCTGCCTTGGGGGGCAATGCAGTGGTGTCTTATAGTATGAAAGAGTGTATGTTAATGGAAAATCCAAACAAGAACCAG GCTCAGTGTCTCATTAATGTGAGCGGTGATGCCGTCATCTGTGTCAGGGAAACGGACCAGGAGCCCACTCCCTCAACAGCAAGTATCGGACAGACCTGCACTAGTGCCACAGACGAGGCTACATGA
- the LOC120809784 gene encoding C2 domain-containing protein 5 isoform X7 codes for MPGKLKAKIVAGRHLPVMDRASDLTDAFVEVKFGNTTFKTDVCHKSLNPQWNSEWFKFEVDDEDLQDEPLQVTVLDHDTYSANDAIGKVYIDIDPLLCSEAASVISGWFPIYDTIHGIRGEINVLVKVELFNDLNRFRQSSCGVKFFCTASIPRCYRAVLVHGFVEELVVNEDPEYQWIDRIRTPRASNEARQRLISLMSGELQRKIGLKVLEMGGNAVVGYLQCFDLEGESGLVVRAIGTACTLDKLSSGSAPNTNTHMHPSTAPASNACNSPSKDGKEPVFGEDMTSTSGPPTPFRALPTTSSSLPPFSPSKPCSRQSSSSDTDLSLTPKTVEPVRRRLGIFLCPSSPTLSTDTLSLLGSGLVGCGNTSDPRATTLPPPSTVHSDSVLLRKSVSFTEDLLLAASGMGSGGSVGKEAGPLKTLLRQQTQTALEQRGATSSGLLLNAREFPFFTLTSFPLGFLVHVGGVVSARSVKLLDRIHNPDEPETRDAWWEEIRQEIKSHAKALGCHAVVGYSESTSICEEVCILSASGTAAILNPRYMREGCLDIGITDHRFEEPSPPSCGFCHIPYDELNMPFPAQLTYCYLCRRQKVPDVLFTTINLPAEAAVTGKGCLIQARLCRLKKKAQGEVNATAISNLLPFMEYELHTQLMNKLKLRSMNALFGLHIQISVGENMLLGLASATGVYLTALPPPGGIQIAGKTPGDLSAEHHILTIQKRINDTIAKNKELYEINPPKLFALDPEVFCGINMELTEEVLGSPVPDSRQRSRLFRSHSESSDEVSELDLSHGKKDAFVLEIDDTDAVEDIHSLLTDAPTPTGFYSCNTEIMPGIYNWTSGVQMFTSVRVFRLSNANLTNQGLNKIFTDLCENLLKSFYFKLRSMIPCCLCQLNFTVAVPEEELIQVTVTAVAMTFDKDQNQEKTADKPPAKGGNETEEQLQFPLELCADPSSANCQPASKVSGVPECSNFSSRAASVDYGSFADRCSTWLELLRLKAHTIRRGSVKTSRRTRSLAHSVSSLERSSPLPEGRSRSLRSNRLFGGISVTVVKMTPLSFLPGTRIIKYLGIINMFFIRETTSLREEGGVSGFLHTFIAEVFSMVRAHVAALGGNAVVSYSMKECMLMENPNKNQAQCLINVSGDAVICVRETDQEPTPSTASIGQTCTSATDEAT; via the exons ATGCCTGGGAAACTGAAGGCCAAAATAGTGGCTGGTCGCCACTTGCCGGTGATGGACCGAGCCAGTGACCTCACGGATGCATTTGTGGAG GTCAAGTTTGGAAACACGACTTTCAAAACAGACGTGTGTCACAAGTCCCTCAACCCACAATGGAATTCAGAATGGTTCAAATTTGAG GTGGATGATGAGGACTTGCAGGACGAGCCATTGCAGGTCACAGTTTTGGACCATGACACGTACAGCGCTAACGACGCCATAGGGAAGGTTTATATTGACATTGACCCGCTGCTGTGCAGTGAGGCGGCCTCTGTCATCTCCGGCTGGTTTCCCATCTATGACACGATCCATG GGATCCGAGGGGAGATCAATGTCCTTGTCAAAGTGGAGCTTTTCAACGATTTGAACCGCTTCAGACAGTCGTCGTGCGGGGTCAAGTTCTTCTGCA CCGCATCCATTCCACGGTGCTACAGAGCAGTATTGGTGCACGGGTTTGTGGAGGAACTTGTTGTGAATGAAGATCCAGAGTACCAGTGGATCGACCGCATAAGAACTCCTCGGGCCTCCAATGAGGCCCGGCAGAGGCTCATCTCTCTTATGTCAG gggagctgcagagaaaaatCGGGCTAAAGGTACTGGAGATGGGCGGGAACGCAGTGGTGGGCTACTTGCAGTGTTTCGACCTGGAGGGAGAATCGGGTCTGGTGGTCAGGGCCATAGGCACGGCCTGCACGCTGGACAAACTCAGCTCTGGGAGTGCCcccaacaccaacacacacatgcacccgaGCACAGCCCCTGCTTCCAATGCCTGCAATTCCCCTTCCAAGGATGGAAAGGA GCCGGTTTTTGGTGAGGACATGACCTCGACCTCCGGCCCGCCAACCCCTTTCAGAGCCCttcccaccacctcctcctctcttccccccttctctccctccaagCCTTGCAGCCGCCAGTCCTCATCATCAGACACAGACCTCAGTTTGACGCCCAAGACGG TGGAGCCAGTGAGACGCAGGCTGGGGATCTTCCTCTGCCCCAGTTCCCCCACCCTctccacagacacactgtcCCTTCTTGGTTCTGGCTTAGTGGGCTGTGGTAACACCTCTGATCCCAGAGCCACCaccctgccccctccctccaccgtCCACTCAGACAGTGTCTTGCTGAGAAAGAGCGTGTCCTTCACGGAGGACCTGCTGCTGGCAGCCTCCG GAATGGGGAGTGGGGGCAGCGTCGGGAAGGAGGCGGGGCCTCTGAAGACCCTGCTCAGGCAGCAGACGCAGACGGCTCTCGAGCAGAGG GGAGCGACCTCCTCTGGGTTATTGTTAAACGCCAGG GAGTTTCCCTTCTTCACCTTGACGTCTTTCCCACTTGGTTTTCTGGTTCATGTCGGCGGGGTGGTCAGTGCTCGCTCGGTCAAACTATTGGACCGTATACACAACCCCG ATGAGCCAGAGACTCGCGATGCCTGGTGGGAGGAGATCCGCCAGGAGATCAAATCTCACGCCAAAGCTCTTGGTTGCCATGCTGTTGTTGGGTACAGCGAGAGCACTAGCATCTG TGAGGAGGTGTGTATCCTGTCAGCATCTGGCACAGCAGCCATCCTCAACCCTCGGTACATGCGTGAAGGCTGCCTAGACATCGGAATTACCGACCACAG GTTTGAGGAGCCGTCTCCCCCGAGCTGTGGCTTCTGCCACATTCCGTATGATGAGCTCAACATGCCCTTTCCTGCCCAGCTCACCTACTGTTACCTCTGCAGGCGACAAAAG GTTCCCGATGTGCTCTTCACAACCATCAACCTACCAGCAGAAGCGGCTGTTACGGGGAAGGGCTGCCTCATCCAGGCCAG ACTGTGCCGTCTAAAGAAGAAGGCTCAGGGAGAAGTGAACGCGACAGCCATCTCCAACCTGCTGCCATTCATGGAGTACGAGCTGCACACTCAGCTGATGAACAAGCTGAAGCTGCGGAGCATGAACGCTTTGTTCGGGTTGCACATACAGATCAGCGTCGGAGAGAACATGCTTCTGGGTCTGGCT tctgcTACAGGCGTGTACCTGACAGCCCTGCCGCCACCGGGGGGCATCCAGATTGCAGGGAAGACTCCTGGTGACCTGAGCGCTGAGCACCACATCCTCACCATCCAGAAAAGGATCAATGACACCATAGCCAAGAACAAAGAGCTGTATGAAATAAACCCACCG AAATTATTTGCGCTGGACCCTGAGGTATTCTGCGGCATAAACATG gagctgacggaggaagTGCTCGGTTCTCCGGTTCCCGACTCGAGGCAGCGATCCAGACTTTTCCGCTCCCACTCGGAAAGCTCAGACGAAGTGTCAGAGTTGGACCTCTCGCACGGCAAGAAGGACGCCTTCGTCCTCGAG ATTGATGACACTGATGCTGTGGAGGACATCCACTCCCTCCTCACTGATGCCCCTACGCCCACAG GTTTCTACAGCTGCAACACCGAGATCATGCCTGGGATTTACAACTGGACTTCAGGAGTTCAG ATGTTTACATCTGTGAGGGTCTTTAGGTTGAGTAACGCCAATCTTACTAACCAAGGCTTGAACAAGATCTTCACTGACCTATGTGAGAATCTGCTGAAG AGTTTTTACTTCAAGTTACGCTCTATGATCCCCTGCTGTCTGTGTCAGCTCAACTTCACCGTAGCCGTGCCAGAGGAGGAACTCATACAG GTCACGGTGACAGCCGTTGCCATGACGTTTGACAAAGACCAGAATCAGGAGAAGACTGCAGACAAGCCACCCGCCAAAG GAGGCAACGAGACTGAAGAGCAACTGCAGTTTCCCTTGGAGTTATGTGCAGACCCATCGTCCGCCAACTGTCAGCCAGCATCCAAAGTCTCAG gtgtCCCAGAGTGTTCCAACTTCTCATCCAGAG CTGCCTCCGTTGATTACGGTTCCTTTGCAGACAGATGCAGCACCTGGCTAGAGCTGCTTAGGCTGAAAGCTCACACCATAAGACGTGGATCAGTTAAGACAAGTAGGAGGACACGGTCTCTAGCACACTCTG tctcctctttgGAGCGCTCCAGTCCGCTGCCAGAGGGCCGCTCGCGCTCGCTGCGGTCCAACCGCTTGTTTGGGGGGATTTCCGTCACCGTGGTGAAGATGACGCCGCTCTCGTTCCTACCCGGGACACGCATCATTAAATACCTCGGGATCATCAACATGTTTTTCATCAGAGAGACGACATCTTTACGAGAG gaagGGGGTGTCAGTGGCTTCCTCCATACGTTCATAGCAGAGGTGTTTTCGATGGTTCGAGCCCATGTAGCTGCCTTGGGGGGCAATGCAGTGGTGTCTTATAGTATGAAAGAGTGTATGTTAATGGAAAATCCAAACAAGAACCAG GCTCAGTGTCTCATTAATGTGAGCGGTGATGCCGTCATCTGTGTCAGGGAAACGGACCAGGAGCCCACTCCCTCAACAGCAAGTATCGGACAGACCTGCACTAGTGCCACAGACGAGGCTACATGA
- the LOC120809784 gene encoding C2 domain-containing protein 5 isoform X15, whose product MPGKLKAKIVAGRHLPVMDRASDLTDAFVEVKFGNTTFKTDVCHKSLNPQWNSEWFKFEVDDEDLQDEPLQVTVLDHDTYSANDAIGKVYIDIDPLLCSEAASVISGWFPIYDTIHGIRGEINVLVKVELFNDLNRFRQSSCGVKFFCTASIPRCYRAVLVHGFVEELVVNEDPEYQWIDRIRTPRASNEARQRLISLMSGELQRKIGLKVLEMGGNAVVGYLQCFDLEGESGLVVRAIGTACTLDKLSSGSAPNTNTHMHPSTAPASNACNSPSKDGKEPVFGEDMTSTSGPPTPFRALPTTSSSLPPFSPSKPCSRQSSSSDTDLSLTPKTVEPVRRRLGIFLCPSSPTLSTDTLSLLGSGLVGCGNTSDPRATTLPPPSTVHSDSVLLRKSVSFTEDLLLAASGMGSGGSVGKEAGPLKTLLRQQTQTALEQRGATSSGLLLNAREFPFFTLTSFPLGFLVHVGGVVSARSVKLLDRIHNPDEPETRDAWWEEIRQEIKSHAKALGCHAVVGYSESTSICEEVCILSASGTAAILNPRYMREGCLDIGITDHRFEEPSPPSCGFCHIPYDELNMPFPAQLTYCYLCRRQKVPDVLFTTINLPAEAAVTGKGCLIQARLCRLKKKAQGEVNATAISNLLPFMEYELHTQLMNKLKLRSMNALFGLHIQISVGENMLLGLASATGVYLTALPPPGGIQIAGKTPGDLSAEHHILTIQKRINDTIAKNKELYEINPPKLFALDPEVFCGINMELTEEVLGSPVPDSRQRSRLFRSHSESSDEVSELDLSHGKKDAFVLEIDDTDAVEDIHSLLTDAPTPTGFYSCNTEIMPGIYNWTSGVQMFTSVRVFRLSNANLTNQGLNKIFTDLCENLLKSFYFKLRSMIPCCLCQLNFTVAVPEEELIQVTVTAVAMTFDKDQNQEKTADKPPAKGGNETEEQLQFPLELCADPSSANCQPASKVSVSLVTPAAKLCQNQLVMVRSPGVPECSNFSSRVSSLERSSPLPEGRSRSLRSNRLFGGISVTVVKMTPLSFLPGTRIIKYLGIINMFFIRETTSLREEGGVSGFLHTFIAEVFSMVRAHVAALGGNAVVSYSMKECMLMENPNKNQAQCLINVSGDAVICVRETDQEPTPSTASIGQTCTSATDEAT is encoded by the exons ATGCCTGGGAAACTGAAGGCCAAAATAGTGGCTGGTCGCCACTTGCCGGTGATGGACCGAGCCAGTGACCTCACGGATGCATTTGTGGAG GTCAAGTTTGGAAACACGACTTTCAAAACAGACGTGTGTCACAAGTCCCTCAACCCACAATGGAATTCAGAATGGTTCAAATTTGAG GTGGATGATGAGGACTTGCAGGACGAGCCATTGCAGGTCACAGTTTTGGACCATGACACGTACAGCGCTAACGACGCCATAGGGAAGGTTTATATTGACATTGACCCGCTGCTGTGCAGTGAGGCGGCCTCTGTCATCTCCGGCTGGTTTCCCATCTATGACACGATCCATG GGATCCGAGGGGAGATCAATGTCCTTGTCAAAGTGGAGCTTTTCAACGATTTGAACCGCTTCAGACAGTCGTCGTGCGGGGTCAAGTTCTTCTGCA CCGCATCCATTCCACGGTGCTACAGAGCAGTATTGGTGCACGGGTTTGTGGAGGAACTTGTTGTGAATGAAGATCCAGAGTACCAGTGGATCGACCGCATAAGAACTCCTCGGGCCTCCAATGAGGCCCGGCAGAGGCTCATCTCTCTTATGTCAG gggagctgcagagaaaaatCGGGCTAAAGGTACTGGAGATGGGCGGGAACGCAGTGGTGGGCTACTTGCAGTGTTTCGACCTGGAGGGAGAATCGGGTCTGGTGGTCAGGGCCATAGGCACGGCCTGCACGCTGGACAAACTCAGCTCTGGGAGTGCCcccaacaccaacacacacatgcacccgaGCACAGCCCCTGCTTCCAATGCCTGCAATTCCCCTTCCAAGGATGGAAAGGA GCCGGTTTTTGGTGAGGACATGACCTCGACCTCCGGCCCGCCAACCCCTTTCAGAGCCCttcccaccacctcctcctctcttccccccttctctccctccaagCCTTGCAGCCGCCAGTCCTCATCATCAGACACAGACCTCAGTTTGACGCCCAAGACGG TGGAGCCAGTGAGACGCAGGCTGGGGATCTTCCTCTGCCCCAGTTCCCCCACCCTctccacagacacactgtcCCTTCTTGGTTCTGGCTTAGTGGGCTGTGGTAACACCTCTGATCCCAGAGCCACCaccctgccccctccctccaccgtCCACTCAGACAGTGTCTTGCTGAGAAAGAGCGTGTCCTTCACGGAGGACCTGCTGCTGGCAGCCTCCG GAATGGGGAGTGGGGGCAGCGTCGGGAAGGAGGCGGGGCCTCTGAAGACCCTGCTCAGGCAGCAGACGCAGACGGCTCTCGAGCAGAGG GGAGCGACCTCCTCTGGGTTATTGTTAAACGCCAGG GAGTTTCCCTTCTTCACCTTGACGTCTTTCCCACTTGGTTTTCTGGTTCATGTCGGCGGGGTGGTCAGTGCTCGCTCGGTCAAACTATTGGACCGTATACACAACCCCG ATGAGCCAGAGACTCGCGATGCCTGGTGGGAGGAGATCCGCCAGGAGATCAAATCTCACGCCAAAGCTCTTGGTTGCCATGCTGTTGTTGGGTACAGCGAGAGCACTAGCATCTG TGAGGAGGTGTGTATCCTGTCAGCATCTGGCACAGCAGCCATCCTCAACCCTCGGTACATGCGTGAAGGCTGCCTAGACATCGGAATTACCGACCACAG GTTTGAGGAGCCGTCTCCCCCGAGCTGTGGCTTCTGCCACATTCCGTATGATGAGCTCAACATGCCCTTTCCTGCCCAGCTCACCTACTGTTACCTCTGCAGGCGACAAAAG GTTCCCGATGTGCTCTTCACAACCATCAACCTACCAGCAGAAGCGGCTGTTACGGGGAAGGGCTGCCTCATCCAGGCCAG ACTGTGCCGTCTAAAGAAGAAGGCTCAGGGAGAAGTGAACGCGACAGCCATCTCCAACCTGCTGCCATTCATGGAGTACGAGCTGCACACTCAGCTGATGAACAAGCTGAAGCTGCGGAGCATGAACGCTTTGTTCGGGTTGCACATACAGATCAGCGTCGGAGAGAACATGCTTCTGGGTCTGGCT tctgcTACAGGCGTGTACCTGACAGCCCTGCCGCCACCGGGGGGCATCCAGATTGCAGGGAAGACTCCTGGTGACCTGAGCGCTGAGCACCACATCCTCACCATCCAGAAAAGGATCAATGACACCATAGCCAAGAACAAAGAGCTGTATGAAATAAACCCACCG AAATTATTTGCGCTGGACCCTGAGGTATTCTGCGGCATAAACATG gagctgacggaggaagTGCTCGGTTCTCCGGTTCCCGACTCGAGGCAGCGATCCAGACTTTTCCGCTCCCACTCGGAAAGCTCAGACGAAGTGTCAGAGTTGGACCTCTCGCACGGCAAGAAGGACGCCTTCGTCCTCGAG ATTGATGACACTGATGCTGTGGAGGACATCCACTCCCTCCTCACTGATGCCCCTACGCCCACAG GTTTCTACAGCTGCAACACCGAGATCATGCCTGGGATTTACAACTGGACTTCAGGAGTTCAG ATGTTTACATCTGTGAGGGTCTTTAGGTTGAGTAACGCCAATCTTACTAACCAAGGCTTGAACAAGATCTTCACTGACCTATGTGAGAATCTGCTGAAG AGTTTTTACTTCAAGTTACGCTCTATGATCCCCTGCTGTCTGTGTCAGCTCAACTTCACCGTAGCCGTGCCAGAGGAGGAACTCATACAG GTCACGGTGACAGCCGTTGCCATGACGTTTGACAAAGACCAGAATCAGGAGAAGACTGCAGACAAGCCACCCGCCAAAG GAGGCAACGAGACTGAAGAGCAACTGCAGTTTCCCTTGGAGTTATGTGCAGACCCATCGTCCGCCAACTGTCAGCCAGCATCCAAAGTCTCAG TCTCTTTAGTCACCCCAGCTGCAAAACTCTGCCAAAATCAGCTGGTGATGGTTCGTTCACCAG gtgtCCCAGAGTGTTCCAACTTCTCATCCAGAG tctcctctttgGAGCGCTCCAGTCCGCTGCCAGAGGGCCGCTCGCGCTCGCTGCGGTCCAACCGCTTGTTTGGGGGGATTTCCGTCACCGTGGTGAAGATGACGCCGCTCTCGTTCCTACCCGGGACACGCATCATTAAATACCTCGGGATCATCAACATGTTTTTCATCAGAGAGACGACATCTTTACGAGAG gaagGGGGTGTCAGTGGCTTCCTCCATACGTTCATAGCAGAGGTGTTTTCGATGGTTCGAGCCCATGTAGCTGCCTTGGGGGGCAATGCAGTGGTGTCTTATAGTATGAAAGAGTGTATGTTAATGGAAAATCCAAACAAGAACCAG GCTCAGTGTCTCATTAATGTGAGCGGTGATGCCGTCATCTGTGTCAGGGAAACGGACCAGGAGCCCACTCCCTCAACAGCAAGTATCGGACAGACCTGCACTAGTGCCACAGACGAGGCTACATGA